ACAGCAGTCCTCAGTTCCGGCCTCAACCGGCATCCTGGGTCCGGTACACACCCTGGCGGGCTTAATCCCCCCTTCCCTGGAACCAATGTATCCGGGACGTCCAACCTGGGGTCCGGGGGGCCTGGGTTGTACAACTCGGGATACATTCCGCACTCCGGGTCAACTTGCATGCACCCCGACAAACCCTGTGAGGACCGGCCCCGGAGCATACTAAAAAACAGCAGCTCCACCGTGGTGCACAAATCCCCCAGGGCGGAGAGGTAAGGAGCCCGGGAGGAAGGGATTCCAGACACTAGAGGAGGCGGAGTCAGGGGAGAAGGGGCGGAGTGCCAAGAACTAAAAGTGAGAGTAGGTGAGGGTAATTGGGTGGGAAATCTGAGGTTCCTAGCCTTTGAGAGAGTAGCAGGTACCGGATAAGAGAGTCAGCATGTACCCTGACTACATCGTATGTGATTGTCATCAGGTGTGACCCCATCCCCAGCCTGCTACACCTCTGGAACTACAAAGGGGTGCAAGAAACAGTTTTTGAATGACTGTAAGCAGGAGGGCGGTGAGGAGGAGGGCACTAGAAGGTTTCCTCCCCCTTTTTTGTGTCCTTCTCTCACCAGAAGGAAAAAGTCTCAGCGCTGGGATGAAATGAATATTCTGGCGACCTACCACCCTGCTGACAAGGACTATGGATTTATGAAGGTGGATGAGCCTCGCACTCCCTACCGCAGGTGCTGAGCCCTCAGCCCTAGCCCTTCATCCCAGACTCTCTTCCCTACTCAAAGGAGTGGGGGCCTGCCTGCTATCCCCTTCTGAGGCACTGCTTCCTCCCTCCTGTGCAGGCTGCAGGACAGCGATGAAGACCTGCTCGCGGGAACCTCTCACACAATGACTCCTGAGGATCTAGCAGAGAGGTGAGAGTCCTGCCAGAAATCAGTAGGGAAGTGGGgcctcttcctccctccacccctgaaCTCAGGTCTGAGCCAGCTCTGCCTTCGGGCCCCCCCAAATGGGAGGTACTACAATTCGGATCAGGACTCACCCAGGCCAAAGTGGGGGAGTCAGCCAGCTTGGCCCCATCTACCACCTGCTCCCATTGTTCTCTCCCTTCCGTGCCCCCAACTGGTCTCCCTCCCCTTCAGGTTTGCAACAATGGACAATTTCTGCCCCAAGGTCTTCCTGTACAGTGACAACAGAAGCTCAGGGTCTTCAGACAACTTTTCCAAGACACGTGAGATGTGGGGTGGGGATTGAGTGGAAAGGGGGGTGGCCTGAGCCTTCAGCGAGAGCCTGGCAGGAAAGCCAAGCTCTGACACTGGCCCACAGAATCCAGTGATTTTGAAAAGCGCCGCAAGGCACACTACAATGAAGGAAAGTTCCTCAAGGCTCCGAAAAACCTGCCCTTGGATAATAACAAGAACAGCAGTGTGGGTAGTGTCAGTATGAGCAGTGGCAGTCGAGGTGTGATGCTGGCCTCAGAGCCCAGGCCTGTGGAGAGAGGAGGGGCAAGAGGACTGACCGGAGGAGTCAAAGATGAGCTTGGCCTGGTGGCCAGGAACCACATCCTAGAAGTCAAAGGTTAGCTATGGTGGGGCCCCAGGGACCCAAGGTAATTGTAGTCCAGAACCTTCTCCACCATAGTCTGTCTTCCTCAGGGCCCTGCTGGCTGACAGGGAAGTCGTGCTGGAAGGTGACCCCAGGGAAGACAGAGGGCAGCTGGAGTGGGGTGCTCATCAGGATAGTTCCCCAAgctggctggggaggaggaaCAGAAAGCCCAAGGGAACCGTGGCGGGTGGAAAAGTCACTGACGTTTTTCTAAAATGGGAGGAGGTGATAGAAGTGAGATGAGAACCTGGGGCTTGAGCTTCTCCCCGGTGCCTGGGGGTCACAGTGGAGATGGTGGCCTGTATTCGATAGGCGGCCATATGACTCAGATTGATTTGGATGACTTCTCAGCTTCCCCTGCCTTAAGAAATCAGTCCCCAGCTTCATCCACCACTGTCGTGTTGGAGAAGGAAACTGATCTGCGACGCAAGGAGTATTGCAGCAAAGGAAGATACCTGAGGTGCTCTCCCCACCCTGAACTTGAGGAGGACACAGAAGATGAGCAGCAGACCAGTGAGAGCTGGGCTGGGTCAGCCTGGGAGCGGGGCGGTGGCCGAGAACCAACAGACTGATGGGTGCCCCAACCCTGATCCTGTGATGCTTCCAGGCTCCACAAGCTTGAATTGGGTGACTGAGAATCCCATAAGCACTGAGGTCCGTCTGCTGGACCACACTGGAAGCCCCTCGCAGGATTACAAGGCCACCGAGAGTTCCCTGAAGGTGACAGTGATGTCATCGGAGCCTGGTGAGGGCACCAGGCCACTATCTCACCAGGCCTGGCTCTTGGCAAGCTCCCACGCCCCCAGCCCCCATTCCCTTCAGGCCAGTAGATCAGCAGCAGGTGGTGAGCGAGGCCCTCAACGTCCTTGTGTGCAGTGTGGATTGTATGGAGGGGACCCAGGGAGGCTCAGCGGGATTGGGGCCTCCTGCCAGCTTAGCACCACCGCTGCCCCTGTGCCTCCTTCCTGATTCCTCTCTGCCACCTACCCTGCTCCAGGGACTGCCCCGTCCTCCAAAGACAGTGGGTCCCGAGCAATGTCTGGCTGGTGTCAGTGGCTGGTATCCAAGGGGCTGAACTGGCAAAGCAccgaaggctcagagagggaaccTGGAAGCCACCCAGACTCCTCAAACAAAAACCAGCACAGATGTGAGCCTGAGCAGGGGCAAGGGGCTGGCCAGGGAGGGAGAGTGGGTGGGTTCTAGGGAGTCAGGGGGTCACATGGGCCAGATCTTTTGCCTGCTGCAAGAAAGCCACTCACCCAGTCCCTCCTCTCTCCAGATGAAACCCTGCAGCTCCAGTGGACTCAGGAGGAGGAAGCCAGACAATGGAAACTGTAGCcagctggggatggggtgggggccaACCTGTCCCCGCCCTCACCACCCTTGGTAGGGGTAGACAATAAAGAGAAGAAGAGCAGAAGTCTGGGTATTGGGGGTCCAGGCTGGGCCTGAGCTGTCATTGAGGAGTGGTGGGCAGAAAGGGAAGTTCACACACAGGAAACCACAGGCAAGAAGAGCAGAGAAGAAAGCTTGGAGTGGTGTGGGGGACTGGACTCAACAGGCCCCGAGGAGTCCAAGAAGACCCCACTGCAGCCGTCTGACAATGATTGGTGTGATTCAGTCAGCCACACAccagtatcatctttaattcttacaacaccCTGGACGTAGGAATTATCATGCCCatctttcagatgaggaaactgaggaatcagcttgcccagggtcacgcaatcaggatttgaacctgtaTGTCTCAGGCCCCCACAACTCAACCACTGCAGGAGACTGAAGCAGAGACCAGGGTCCCGGTAGGAAGGTGACTGCAGATAGGCTCTGAGGGCGGGGCTGTGGCGTCTCTGATCTCAGGCCCTTTCTCCACCGCCCAGGCCCCGCCTCTACCCCTCCCAGCGTTGCCTGGAAGTGTGGGGTGAGAGCTCCTCTTAGGACACCCCTTCCACTTAGGGAAAGAATCGCACCCCCCCCAGGCTCTACCCAGGAGAGgatcctctcctccttcctcaccagcaccccccctccccccggggcAGGGAGTACTGCCACCTGCATCCCCACCCTCCAGGCCCCAGGGCCCACTGGCCCCAGAGCGGTCAAGCTGAGATGACGGTCAAGCTGGATTTTGAGGAGTGCCTTAAGGACTCACCCCGCTTCCGGTAAGTGTGCACAGGTCtccgggggcaggggaggggggcgggcagaggaggggaggTCCAACACCCCCTAATACACATGCACAACCTTCCCCAAGTCGGAGGATGTCTTTCCAGGGAGTAAGTCTCAaagggacaagatccagcttaTGGGCCAAAGCAGTACCTCTGCTATCGAATCTCGTGCTGATGCTTGCCACCCACTGCATGTGTGAAGGGGGTCCCTCCAGCCTCTCTCACTCCCAGAGCTGgcatcccctcctccctctctctggacccctgcccctcccccagcacctgcGCTGGGCGGTTAGCAACTTCCTGCCCTCACCACATCCACCCTCTTTCTACCCTTCCTGCTCTGGCCTGGGCCGTAGTAGCTCCCACACTGTGCAGAGTGAGCGAGCCAGAGAGGGTGGGTGGGCAGTTCTTAACCCATCAGCCTTTTCCGTCTGTACCCTTCGCCCCCTAACCCCGACCCCCAACCCTGCTGAGGTGGACAGACCAGATGGACCCAGGCTCTGTTCCTGTGACCCCATCCCTCCTTTCCCAGAGCCTCTATCGAGCTGGTGGAAGCCGAAGTGTCAGAATTGGAGACCCGGCTGGAAAAGGTGATCCTGACGTGGAGAGGGGTGACCGGGGTGGGATTAAGATGAGAGAGGTGAGGCCAGGGAGAAAACTAGAGACCAAGAATGAGTTCTGGGGATTACTGAATGCTAACCAGGTGGGGTAGATGTTTGGGGCTACAGAGGAGCCAAAAAGTGGTTCTgtaccctcaaggagctcagaaTCTTGGAAAACAAGACTCACCTGTGGGCTTACTTGGTTGGTTCTTGAGACCTGCATTAAGCGAGCCGTGGGCGCCTCAGGGAGAAGCAGGCTGTTTCTGCCCTCAGGGGGCTCACAGACTAACCATGGAAAACAAACCAGTAAAACACTTGAACACACACAGTAAGGCCTTCCTAGATATTCTTTATAAAAACGGCACACTCCCACTCCccttatttggctttttttttcctttacagccTTTCTCTCAATCTGACACGTTATACGTTTACTCGcggtattagttttctattattgTATAACAAATTATTACAAACTCGGTGACTTAAAACAACGCACAGGTGTTATCGCGgtttttgtgggtcaggagtcgAGCACAGCTTGACTGTGCTCCGCTCAGGGTCTCACAGGCCGCAGCCGAGGTGTTGACAGAGGCTGTAGCCTCATCCACAGCTCAGGGTTTTCTTCTGAGCTCACgtgattgttggcagaattcaggtcCTTGCTGTTGCCGGATGGAGGCCCTCATCTCCTAGAGGCCTCCCACAGTTCCCTGCCACCGGGCCCTGTCCGTAGGCGGTTTACGTCATACAGCCTGCTTCTTCAGTGCCAGCAGCAGAGTCTCCCTTGCATGTGTTGGCAAGATGGCGTCAGTTTACGTCAGAATGTGACTACAGGAGCGACTCCATCACCTTTGTCATTTGGGGGTGCCATCCCATCGCCCTTGCCATATCGTATTCTACTGATTAGAAGCAAATCACAGGTCTCACTCCCCCACACTCAAGGGGTCAGGATTATGCAAGGGTGGAATCATCAGGGGTCACCTTAGCCTGTGTCTGTCAGGcttgccaattttttttcttgtctactCTTCCCCACTGGAAGCTAAGTGTCATGAGgaacttttacattttgtttttgctCAATCCCCAGTGCCTATACCATGGCCTGAAAGTTAGTAGGTGAccaaataatatatacattttttaattgacgtgtagttgatttacagtgttgtgttactttctgctgtactgcaaagtgatttagtttacatatgaatatatacatatatttttaagttaaactttGTATTTTTAGTTAATTGCAGAGtcacaagaagttgcaaaaatagtacagagagatcCCACGTACCTATCTCCCAGCTTCCCCCAATGACAGCATCTTCCGTAACTGTAGTATACTACCCATACCGGGAAATTGCTGTTGGCATGATAGAATAAACTGTCTAAAGACTTTACTTGGATTTTACCTGTTTTGcatatactcttaaaaaaaatctttgtgtatAATTCAATGGCACTTTATCACACTTATAGATTCTCATAACCATCACACTCAAGATACAAAACTCCTATCACCACAAAGGAACTCTTTTGTGCCATTCTTTGTAATGataaccccctccccagccccttccttaTCCATGACAACCACTCATCTGTTTTCTATCTCCAGGCTTTTGTCATTTCTAGATTGTTGTCTAggtagaatcatatagtatgtgaccGTTCAAGATTGGCCTCTTTTTTCCTCTCATAATAATGTCTCTGAAGTTTATTCAAGTTGTGGCCTATCAGTAGTTATCAGCAGTTCATTAATAGTTCACAGATGAATAGCTCATTCCTTTTGCATTGCTGCCCCATgctattgtatggatgtaccagtttGTCACTAGTGCAATCTTATGAAAGTTCCTTATTCAGATATTTGGGAAGGAAGGTGGGGTGGTTAAGGAAAGGATTGGACACTCAGTCCGCCACCTCCACACAGTGGAGTTGTGATCATCTGGGTCGTTGTCCCTTGTCACAGACACCGGATGGTGACATCTGATAAGGTTTGATCATGGTCGGTTGCCTGACCATTACTGACCCTGCTAGCCATCTTCAAGTCAAGCTATATTTCCCTGAAGTCTTCACTAGCCCTAAAAAGTGTTTTTCAGTTCAACAAAAGTTCCACAAGCACCAACATAGCCCACGTTCTCTGAGCCCCTGCTTCCCAGGATTTCCTCATAGAACCTCTATGGTGGTCTCCTGTTCCCTGGGCTGAGCTGACAGGCTCCACAGACACTTGCCCCATCCCAGATATGGTGACTCAGGCTAGAGCCAATGGTGTCACCTCAGGAGCAAAGCAATTCCTGCAGGTAACAAGGGCCGGGGGTCAGAAGACCTCGCTTTGGCTTCTGGGTCGGCCACCTGGCTCTCCCAGAGATCCTCCTCCGGCCAGTCACTTGTCCCTTTGTTTATCAAGCCTCCTTGTTTGTAATTAGGGCCAGACAGAATGGGCCCTAGGAGCACCATCTTTGCCCTGACCCTCGGGCCTAGCTGACCGATTAATATTTATGAGGGAATGTTCACTAAGCACAGAATGGACAACTCTAGACAGTAAATACTGTAGAATTTAATACCAACCAGGTGGAACATTCATGCTAGGAGTCAGAGCGTGAGGATGGCATTTCTGGGGAACTCTGGATCCAAGCAGACAGAGCAGGGCAGGAGAGACGTTTTGGAGGTGAAGCTGACACTGGCTTTGGTGACAGGCTGGGAGGAATTTTGTTCCAGGCACAGAGTAGTGGgagcaaagaaacagagatgagaaAGCACCATGTGTGTGTTAGAAACTGGACTGGGCCACAGAGGAGTGTaggtgaggaggggagggaggggcacagccctgggaaaggggagaggaagtAGGACAGGAGCGGGGGTGGCACTGGGTATTGGTGGCGCGTGGCACGACTCCCTGTTGCTCTGTTGCTTCCTAGCTCCTCAAGCTGGGTAATGGCCTCCTGGAAAGTGGGCGCCACTACCTTGCCGCCAGCCGGGCCTTCATCGTTGGCATTTGTGACCTGGCCCACCTGGGTCCACCAGAGCCCATGATGGCGGTATGTGGAGGGTCCAAaccaggctggggtgggagagATCCTGTGGAAGGGGAGGGTTGGTCTGGGGTCTGCGGGTCTCAGGCCAGAGCAGGCTGGGTCTAGGGATGGGAGGGCCCTACCGCCCACgcctggttctctctctctgcctcttcttgCCTAGGAGTGTCTGGACAATTTCACTCAGAGCCTGAGCCACAAGCTGGACAGCCACGCAGTAAGTGGGGATAGGTAGGGCTGGTGAGGGGAGCAAGGGCGTCTGCAGCCCTGACCCCCACCTGCCAATTTCTGCTTCCCTCAGGAGCT
This window of the Balaenoptera ricei isolate mBalRic1 chromosome 20, mBalRic1.hap2, whole genome shotgun sequence genome carries:
- the LOC132354705 gene encoding uncharacterized protein LOC132354705 isoform X1 — encoded protein: MEKQESLGTARGLDGESPGGPTRGVPRGIGGVEAGAGLPSGVAIFHGSGPPVHSGGTVTGSPGSSQPSGGTAVLSSGLNRHPGSGTHPGGLNPPFPGTNVSGTSNLGSGGPGLYNSGYIPHSGSTCMHPDKPCEDRPRSILKNSSSTVVHKSPRAERRKKSQRWDEMNILATYHPADKDYGFMKVDEPRTPYRRLQDSDEDLLAGTSHTMTPEDLAERFATMDNFCPKVFLYSDNRSSGSSDNFSKTQSSDFEKRRKAHYNEGKFLKAPKNLPLDNNKNSSVGSVSMSSGSRGVMLASEPRPVERGGARGLTGGVKDELGLVARNHILEVKGGHMTQIDLDDFSASPALRNQSPASSTTVVLEKETDLRRKEYCSKGRYLRCSPHPELEEDTEDEQQTSSTSLNWVTENPISTEVRLLDHTGSPSQDYKATESSLKVTVMSSEPGTAPSSKDSGSRAMSGWCQWLVSKGLNWQSTEGSEREPGSHPDSSNKNQHRYETLQLQWTQEEEARQWKL
- the LOC132354705 gene encoding uncharacterized protein LOC132354705 isoform X3; translated protein: MEKQESLGTARGLDGESPGGPTRGVPRGIGGVEAGAGLPSGVAIFHGSGPPVHSGGTVTGSPGSSQPSGGTAVLSSGLNRHPGSGTHPGGLNPPFPGTNVSGTSNLGSGGPGLYNSGYIPHSGSTCMHPDKPCEDRPRSILKNSSSTVVHKSPRAERRKKSQRWDEMNILATYHPADKDYGFMKVDEPRTPYRRLQDSDEDLLAGTSHTMTPEDLAERFATMDNFCPKVFLYSDNRSSGSSDNFSKTRGHMTQIDLDDFSASPALRNQSPASSTTVVLEKETDLRRKEYCSKGRYLRCSPHPELEEDTEDEQQTSSTSLNWVTENPISTEVRLLDHTGSPSQDYKATESSLKVTVMSSEPGTAPSSKDSGSRAMSGWCQWLVSKGLNWQSTEGSEREPGSHPDSSNKNQHRYETLQLQWTQEEEARQWKL
- the LOC132354705 gene encoding uncharacterized protein LOC132354705 isoform X2 is translated as MEKQESLGTARGLDGESPGGPTRGVPRGIGGVEAGAGLPSGVAIFHGSGPPVHSGGTVTGSPGSSQPSGGTAVLSSGLNRHPGSGTHPGGLNPPFPGTNVSGTSNLGSGGPGLYNSGYIPHSGSTCMHPDKPCEDRPRSILKNSSSTVVHKSPRAERRKKSQRWDEMNILATYHPADKDYGFMKVDEPRTPYRRLQDSDEDLLAGTSHTMTPEDLAERFATMDNFCPKVFLYSDNRSSGSSDNFSKTQSSDFEKRRKAHYNEGKFLKAPKNLPLDNNKNSSVGSVSMSSGSRGVMLASEPRPVERGGARGLTGGVKDELGLVARNHILEVKASPALRNQSPASSTTVVLEKETDLRRKEYCSKGRYLRCSPHPELEEDTEDEQQTSSTSLNWVTENPISTEVRLLDHTGSPSQDYKATESSLKVTVMSSEPGTAPSSKDSGSRAMSGWCQWLVSKGLNWQSTEGSEREPGSHPDSSNKNQHRYETLQLQWTQEEEARQWKL